One Nicotiana tomentosiformis chromosome 4, ASM39032v3, whole genome shotgun sequence genomic window carries:
- the LOC104121124 gene encoding uncharacterized protein, translating to MGVDYYKILKVSRNASEEDLKKSYKRLAMKWHPDKNSEKEAEAKFKQISEAYDVLSDPQKRQIYDIYGDEALKSGQFDPSSPMNGNGRGFKFDSRDAEDIFAEFFGGSDGYSRSPTGGTVRIRKAAPVENKLPCSLEELYKGSKRKMKISRIVLDVTGKPTTIEEVLAIHIKPGWKKGTKITFPEKGNHEPGAAPGDLIFVIDEKPHDVFKRDGNDLVINQKISLVDALAGKIINLTTLDGRELTIPITDVVKPGHEQIIADEGMPISKEPGKRGNLRIKFEVKFPSRLSSDQKSDIRRVLGRTAD from the exons atggGCGTTGATTACTACAAAATACTCAAAGTGTCACGCAATGCGAGTGAAGAAGATTTGAAAAAATCGTACAAGCGATTGGCGATGAAATGGCATCCGGATAAGAACAGTGAGAAGGAAGCAGAAGCGAAATTCAAGCAGATATCGGAGGCTTATGATGTGCTAAGTGATCCACAGAAGCGTCAGATCTATGATATATACGGCGATGAGGCGTTGAAATCGGGTCAATTCGATCCGTCGTCACCTATGAATGGTAATGGGAGAGGATTTAAGTTCGATTCGCGTGATGCGGAAGATATTTTTGCGGAGTTTTTTGGTGGATCGGATGGGTATAGTAGGAGTCCTACTGGGGGTACTGTACGGATTAGGAAGGCGGCGCCGGTGGAGAACAAGTTGCCGTGTAGCTTGGAGGAATTGTACAAGGGTTCTAAGAGGAAGATGAAGATTTCAAGAATTGTTCTTGACGTCACTGG TAAGCCTACAACAATTGAAGAGGTCTTGGCGATACACATTAAACCTGGTTGGAAGAAAGGCACAAAAATAACTTTTCCGGAGAAAGGGAACCATGAACCTGGAGCTGCACCTGGTGATCTTATTTttgtaatagatgaaaaaccaCATGATGTCTTCAAGAGAGATGGAAATGATCTGGTGATCAATCAGAAAATCTCATTAGTAGATGCTCTTGCTGGGAAGATTATCAACTTGACTACTTTGGATGGAAGGGAACTCACGATACCAATCACAGATGTTGTTAAACCAGGACATGAACAGATAATCGCAGATGAAGGAATGCCAATATCAAAAGAACCTGGGAAAAGAGGAAATTTGAGGATCAAGTTTGAGGTTAAGTTCCCGTCAAGGCTTAGTTCAGATCAGAAATCGGATATCAGAAGAGTGTTGGGAAGGACTGCTGACTAA